Within uncultured Fibrobacter sp., the genomic segment TCTTTGGCTTTCGCTTCGGCAGTCGAGGGGGCTTTCGTTCGCTGATTTAGAGGCCATGGGCGTCCGTGATGCGGAAAAACTTGCGGGGCACTGTATCGATAAATGGCTTGGTAAGAATTTTGTAGTAAAATCGGACGGTTCCATACGGCTTTCGGGACGTGGCTGGATATTTATGGACGACATCGTGACAGACCTTTCGAACGTATATTCCAACTTGGAATAATCCGTGTTGGAATGCGGGTGAGATACGTGTCACAGCAGAAATTTTTATTGTCCGTTTTCTAAAAAAAAATCATATCTTTGGAATGTGTGGTATGCAAATTTTTTTTGCGTGTTTTTTCATTTATCGAGGTCGTAATGCAGTGTATCAAGAAACATTTTCTTTCAGCTTTGGTGCTGTCGGTGCTAGGTCTTTCGACAGCTGTCAGCGCTTTGGAAAATATCGACTGCATCGACTATAGTGGCGAACCCGATGGACGTTGCCAGTATTACCGCATTATGGACAATCGCGGTGCTCGACTGTGGGTTGTTCCGCCGGGAGAAGATCCCCGTGACAGGAGCATTGCGGTTCCGTACGCCAAATTTTATGTGTACGCCCCGCAAGAAGAACAGTTGAATCGCGAGGCTTTTAGGTTTGAGCTGATGTCGAATTCCACGGAAATTCATAACCTGAGTGCCGTGCAGGCAGACTCGGTGGGGTTTGTGACCATCCGTATCGGTAGCGACTATGAATTGCAAAACTTTGTGCTCGGAACTTCTGACGATGCTGTTGCAAGCGACCCGGTCGTAAGCATTGTCTACAATTTTTATGTGCCGTACCTCAAGTACTATGTGGAAGGCAAGGAAGTTACCAAAAAGTCTATCCTCTCTTACGAAGTGGGCGATACGATGCACGTCAATGTCGAGGCGCTGATTCCCTTTGGCCCGAACAAAGATCGGCTTGATTCTGCGCTCGATAGGGACTTCTACTTTTCTACCGAAGGTGCAAGCAAGGATCTTGTTTTCTTGAGCGCGGGCGGAGAAAATCTGAAACAGGCGAACGGTTCGGTGGTGATTCGACTCAAGGGGGGCAAGGGCGAATTTTTGGTGGTGGCCACTAAGGCGATTGACGATGGTTCGAAGTTTAGCTTGAGTTCCTTCGATGATCCGCTCCAACCGAAGCAGTTTATCTTGAACGAAGAGTTCCCCGGCGAATACCAGTTTACCAATCCCGATATGCCGACGCTCGACCTTGCGGCAATCTACGACACCGACGGTGATGGCATTGGCGATAGCATCGCGGCGTGGTTCGGCGGAAATCTCGACTCGGTGGACGTGAAGGATTTCCTGTACAGCTGGCCGAGTGAAAAATCCTACAAGGAATACAGCGGAAAGGTCAAGCAGAAAAAGAATGTTTATGGACTTCCCGACGTGGACGTGAAACTCCAGACGGAATCGGCGGAAGGTGGCCTGAAGGCATACGTCTGTTCCTCGGTGGGCGACCGCTGCGATACCCTGAAGACTGCCCTGGTCGATAGCATCGGGGCTGCGATTCAGTCGGCAACACTCCTGAAGGGGAGCGGTGCGACCGATACCTTGATCGTTCGTTTCAACAAGGTGATGGATCCGACTTGGAAGAGTGGTCGGGGACTCAAGCTGAACGGAAAGTCGATCGATGTTTCCGCAATTTCCAAGGACGGGACTCAGTGGACGTTTACGGTCGAGAAGGGTGTGGTCCAGGTGGGCGACATGCTGAAAATCGAGACTGTCTGCAGCGACAAGGATTGTCCTAGCGGAATCCTGACCGCAGCCGACGGTGTTCCGACGAGTAGGAACAACCAGGAAGTCCCGGTGCAGAATGCCGGACGCGTCTACGTGGACAGCGACAAGAACGGTTTCTACGATCGCAATGGCGACGGCCGCATGGATAGCGCCTCGGTGGGCTTTGAAACTCCCATTACCGAAAGCGATCTCAAAGAAATGGATCTGACCTTCTACTGGCTCGATAGCGATGGTGAACTGGTGGCGATCAAGCCGAACCTGAAGGACCTTACGATTTCGGACAACGGACATTTGCTCGGCTTTGCCCTTGACCCTGAAAAGTACGATATCAAGAAAATGCTCACGGCGATCGATTCGTCGTATTCCAAGGATGGAAGTGTAGAGTACGGGTATGCCACGATTGGAAACAAGGTAACGGTCGACGGAAAGGATACCGTAGAAGAGACGAAGTACGGAATGCACGACTACATGCCGCCGGTCATTTCTTCGACTTTCCTGAATCCGGAATCGTTCCAGATGATGGAGCCGGATAAGTTCAAGGTGACCTTCTCCGAGGCGATCGACTACACGAAGGTGAATTTGTCCGATGACTGCCTCGCGTTCTATGTCGACGGGGCGTGGGTGCATTTCAGCCTTTCCTCGGCGGAATGGGAAGATGACGGCAAGTCGGTTACGTTGTATATGGAAGCGGGCGAAGACCTTTCGAACCGCATGAACCCGGCGGATTCCGTTCGCTTCGATAACTTTACCAATGGCTTGGTGGATCTTGAAGGGAACAACGTTTCTGAAATTTCCCCGGCGGTCATGGTCGAAGGCGACCCGCGCGTGATTATGAAGACGACGTCGTTTGCCGACTTGAACAAGGCCGAGGAATTCTGGGAAAGGGACGAAGAAAGATGCAAGATGGACGGAAAGTGCAGTAGCAAGAGCTTTGGAATTATGCGAGTCAAGGATGCCGAAGCCGCTACGGACCAGTCTTCGCTTGGCGTGTTGATGGATATCGGTTTTTCGACGATTATGAAAGAAGATTCTCTCGGTGCCTCTGTGCCGGATATGAAAGATATCGGGCTGCACTGGGAACTTTATGTGTACACGAACCTGGGTGGCTATGTGGGTGGCGCCTCGGAGTCTATCGCCTGTGACGATTCCTTCTTCGACGGGAACTGCCTCGAAAATCCCGACAAGCTTTATGTCCGCTGGAAAATGCGCGCCGACAATGGCCGCCGCGTGGGTGTGGGAATTTATTTGGCGAAGTTCAAGATTAAGGTGTATGGAGCCAAGGAAGACTTTACGGTTGAAAGAATCTTTAGATGGGGCATCACAGCAAAGAAGCGCTAGCTGAAGAGACTTTCCGAGGATACGATTATGATGAAGACTGTAAAATACATATCGACAATGCTTTTGGCTATGGCCTCCCTTGCCATGGCACAGACGACTATGCCCACGCCGGAAAACCCGGCGACGGGTATCTGGATCCAGCAGGTGGGCGATATCGTACCCCACGCCTCGACCAAGGCGACCTTGTACTATACCAAGTACGAACAGAACGACCGTGTCAAGAGCATTAGCTACCAGTACAACGGGGCGGGCTACCTGCTCATGAAACCCTCGGACCGTAAGACGCTTTGCACCAAGGAGGATTTCTATGAGGCCGATGGCCAAAGGTATTACCTCAAGGGTGCCGATGGCATTGTGCATCACCCCGATGGAAGCCTCTTGGTGGCAGGGCAGGGCCCGTATGTTCATAAGGTGAGGAAAGACGGTAAGGAAACCGGTAAGGGCTGTATGGAAAAGACAGCAGGCATTAAGCCCAATGCTCGTGGTATATGGCATTTGATGATGGACCCGACGGGCGACTGGCTGTGGGGTGCCGACATTCCCGGTGCATTGTACCGTTTTTCGACGAAGGATGATCCGAAAAAGAGTAACTTCGCGGATACGGGCTACGTGGTTCACCTGAGACATGATAACTCAGATCGCGACAAGACCAATAAGCTTTCGACCATTATTTGGGATGGTGAAGGCAGGGCGTTTTTCACGTATTCCGAAGCGGCTGGTGGTGGTTGCGAAAAGTATAACTACAACACCAGAAACTATGAGTCCTGTAATCAGGCCGAAAAGGATAAGGCTAGGTCAAAGGCTTATTTTGGCGTATTTACCGATACGTCGTGGGCAACCGTGAATAGCAGCAACATCGGTAGACTTGGCGGTTCCATTGGCGACCGCGTGATTGACACTCTAAAAATGAAAATCCTGATCGACTCCCTGGAAGGTGCGCATGGTGGTGCGTATGACCCGTATTCCAAGTCCATCTTTGTTTTCGGTGGCGCCCGCATTGTCCAGATTAAGCCCCGCATCAAGGGAGGCGAGGTGACGGCCGAGGAAGTCGCCTCGATAGACCTTCGTAAGTATTTCTTCTTGGAAACGGTCGAGAATATGCCTGAACCCAGAACCCCGCAGGTGGGCTGGCGCCTTGACCAGGGAACGACCGATGGGTACGGTCATATCTTTGTTGCGGCCAATACGGGACACATGGTGTTTGTGGACTTTGCGGCAAACCCGGACAAGTTGATTAACGATAACGTATTGGTTCATGTCCAGTATATCGACAAGTATCTAGATGACTTGGCTCCGCTTTCGGGCGTGGGCGTAATTCGCGAAGGCGGACATACGGGACACGATACCGAAATTTCGAGTGACTCTTACAGCTCGTCGATGGTCGAATATGTCGAGTCTTCGAGCAGTGCGAAGTCGAGCAGCAGCTTGACATCTAGTAGCAGTGGCAATGGAAAGAGCAGTTCCAGCGGCAATACTGAACTCGGCTCTAGCTCCAGTGGTAACGGCGATAATCCAGGCTCTAGCTCCAGTGGTAACGGCGATAATCCAGGTTCCAGCTCCAGTGGCAATGGCGACAATCCCGGTTCTAGCTCCAGTGGCAATGGCGACAATCCAGGTTCCAGCTCTAGCGGCGAGGGTGGCGACAATCCCGGTTCCAGCTCTAGCGGCGAGGGTGGCGACAATCCTGGCTCCAGCTCCAGTGGCGAGGGCGGTGACAATCCTGGCTCCAGCTCCAGTGGCGAGGGCGGTGACAATCCTGGTTCTAGCTCCAGCGGCGAAGGTGACGATTCCGGCTCCAGCTCGTCGAGGGGTAGCGGCAGCGGCGAGGATATCGAAGACAATTCCTCTTCGAGCAGGTACGGCGGTTCCGGTGAAGATATCGAGGATAAGTCCAGTTCTTCGAGGCGTTACTATGGTGCCGACGACTTTGACATAGACGACGGCTCCGGTTATGACGATTACCCGACGGTAGAAAGCTTTGAAAAGGGTGACTCCATTGTTGCAAAGACGGTGGTCCTGGAACCGACGGATCTTGATTCGAGCAACCCGAATGTGGTAGTTATCAACGGCAACAAGTACCTGTTGGTCAATGATCCGAGTGGAATCCCGATGGATTTGCGTTTCAACTCCGGACTGGATTCTGCAAAGGTGGGCGATGTTGTCGCGATCACCCTCAACAAGAAAAAGGTGAAGGAATATTTCGGTTCGCCGGATTCCCTGACGGTTGTTTCGAAAACGGCGGTGCAGCTGGTAGACCCGTCGACCGGTGAAAAGACGGATCAGCTTGTCATCAACCCCGATGGTAGCGTGACGATCTTTGTGACGTCTGACCGCGTGGTGGACGGCGGCTCTATCAAGGTCTACGGCGGAAACCAGATGGTGGTTATCGACAATATCAACTTCTACGACCCGATTCCCAATAGCCGCGTCGGCTACATCAAGGATACCGACGGTGACATGGAATTCGACTACGTGGAAATCCTCTTGACCGATACCTTGTCGAGCAACTACTATCTCGATGATGTTAAGCTGGTGGTGGGTGAAAAGACGCTCACCTGCGTGAACCCCAAGCTCAACACGGCCCGTGACCGAATCTTGGTCGATGTACGTGACCTTGTACTCCCCGGTGTGGGCGAGTTCCCGAAAGACGCCAAGGCGCTCATCTACTATAGCGACAAGACCGGCTCGGGAGCCTCTTACGTCCGCGAATCCTCGCTGATTGAAATGGGGAGCAACGTTATCAAGGATGCCTTTGCCATTCGTAACACGAAGGGCCTGGATTCCCTGTTCCTGCTGTTTAATATCGACCTGATGCCGGTGGATGTGACCTCTCCCGACATGTTGGTGATGCTCAAGCAAGAAGCCAAACGCTACGGTATCAACGATGTTTCCAAGGTCTATATGCCGGCAAAGGACATCGTGATTCTGGTGGGTAAGGATTTCAAGCTCAGGGGAAACGACAGGGATAGCGTTTCGCTTTATCCGAACGTCTCTTTCGAAAACCTCCAGTATATTACCTCCGACGAATACGACCGCGAAATCAGGGTCAAGGTGATGGATCGTCTGCCTTCGGCCAAGAACGTGGAATACTGGGATGACGACGGCGACGGTGTTCTGGATAGGATCGTGACGGTATTCGATCGAAAACTCACCAGTGCCGATATCGATGAAACCCTGTACATGTCTTATCCGTGGTACAGTTTCCGCGGTATGATGGTTCAGTTGCAGGCTCAACCTTCTAGCTTGACGATTGATCCGGCGGATTCGACCCGAGTCATCTGGAATGTGACTTACCCGACACGTTTGGCCACGGGAGTTACGAGCATCAGCGAAAAGTTGCCGCAGGCGACCGTTTACACGTATTATTCGATCTTTAACGAAACCTTCGTGAGCGAAGAGCCCGTTCCGCTGGTTGACCGTATGCCGCCGATTGTGACGAGTGCGACGCTCGATTACGGCAAGAAGGCCGACACGTTGCTGGTGACCTTCTCCGAACCGATTCTCACCAAGGATCTCAACGGGTCTGACTATTTCTCCTATATCCACGGAAAGGATACCATCGAGCTAAAACCGACCCGTATCGACTGGTCGAATGACGGTCTTACTGCAAAGCTGGTGTTCGACGGAAGCAAGGGAACGATCATGCCGGGAGATTCCCTGTTGATCCATCGCGGCGCGGTCGATGCCATCAAGGATAACTACGGCAATGTCGCCGGCGAAAATCCGCAGGCGGTCATTATTGGCGGCCTCCTGAACCATCTGGTGGAATCGACCAATATGGGTAGTTTCGATATCGATGACGGCACAAAGGACGAAGAAGGCTATACGCTCCAGACGGTAAGCTCGGTGAATTTGCGCTACGTCAAGAGTTCTACGACGAAGGAAGACCTGGAACGAGACGGTAAGCTCGGGCAACTGGTGCAGCTGGGCGAACGCTTTGTCCCGCAGCTCCTGGATGGCGCCCAGGTTTCTGCGGACGGTTCTTTCGACCCGTCGGTGCTCGATTCCCTGAAGCCCGAAGATGTGTACATCTCGTTTATCGTGAACTACTTCGATCACCTGGGACAGTACGTGAACGACACGACCATTACGGTGCCGTGTAATAGCCCGAAATTTGGCGAAAACTGCCTTGAAACCGACAAGAAGGTCTTTGTGAACTGGAACTTCAAGGATCACAAGGGTCGTTTTGTGGGAACGGGTATCTATAGCGTTCAGTTCAAGATGATTGTCCGCTACAAGAACAAGAAGATTGAAGAGGAAATCAAGGACAAGTGGGGCGTTCGTCGCAAGAAAATGAAGAAGTAGCTGAAAACGTCGCTTGATTCCTGGAATGTGATATGAAAAGCCCGGATTCGTTTAGAATCCGGGCTTTTTGTGTCGAAATTTATATGCTTGTCTTCGAATCTCTAGTAATGATGAACTAGAAATTCGCCGAAGTCGTTAGAAATTGTCCGGACGGTCGAACATGTGCGTCACGAACTCGGTCACGAGCGTCACGTAGGCATCGTCGCTGAAAAGCGGCTTTTGCAGCAGGTCGATGGTTTCTTGGGTGAGGGAGCCTGTCCTTGCAAGTTCCGCGCCGCCGGCCTTGTACTTGTTGCGGAGCATTTTCAGGCGGCGCGGGCCTCCGCGGTGGTCGAGGGCGCGCATCTGCGGGCAGGCGATGAGCGTGTAGCCCTCGTGCCCGAGAATAATGTCGAACTGCTTGCGGATCGGTTCGTAGACTACGTCGATGTCCATCCAGGCGCAGCTCGAAAGCAGGATGATTTTCTGCCCTTCTTTCTGGAACTGGAGCCCGTGCAGGTTCGAATTCAGCGCGTTCACGCCGTCTTTCAGCTTCTGGCCCATGTAGGGGTGCACCATTCCCACGATGCGGTCCATCAGGACCTTCATCTGTCCCGGCACACCGAACAGGTACAGGGGAAAGCTCCAGATGACAATGTCGGCGTTCGTGAGCTTTTCGCGCACCCAGGGCACGTCGTCATCCTTCATGAAGCAGCTGCCGTCTTCGCGTCCCCAGCAACTGAGGCAGCCGCGGCAGGGCTTAATGTTCAGACGGTCGATAAAAAGGTATTCGCTCTCGAAGTCTCCGTTTTCTTCAAGCCCTTCCACGAAGGCCTTGGTTGGAATCAGCGTTCCGCTGCGTTCGTTCTTGGGGCTTGCGACCATGATGAGGATTTTCTTTTTATCTGCCATGCGTACAAATTTAGAAAAATAATTTTTTTTCATTAATCGTTTTACTTGTGAAGAATAAAATGCGATATATGAATGTCCGGCGCGCAAACAAGGAGGTTCGCCATGTTCTCACTCCCCTCGATGTCCCAGGTAATCGCATGGTTCGGCTGGGGTGACGGTATTGGTGCCGTTGCGGTCATCAGCATTATTCTGACTTTGGTCGTAATCGTGGCACCTGTGATTGCGGGGCTTCTCTTGTATGGGCTGGAGCGCGCGCAAATAGAGACAATCGGGTCGGTGAACCGCGACTTTGCCTATTTCTTCGTGAATTTTTTGACATTCCCCGGTACGTTCGTGCATGAAATGTCGCACCTGTGCTTTGCCGTGATTACGGGGGCCGAGGTCGACGAAATCTGCATGTTCGAAGATGACGGAGGGCGCATAGGACACATCAGCTACTGTACGCGCGGCCCGTGGTTCATGGTGGCGGTGCAGCATACGCTTTCGGCGGTGGCGCCCACGGTGGTGGGCTTTACGCTCGGCTACTTCTTGCTCCAGTATATCTTTGAAGGGGGCCATTCCGTGTTGGAATACATTGGGCTCTGGTACTTGGTAATTTCGTTGATAGACCATTCGACCATGAGCGACTCCGACCTAGAACACTATTTTCAGGGCGTGTGGATCTTTATTCTGCCGCTGTTCCTGCTGTTCTTTTGTTTTGGGTATTTTGGTTAGGGGAGCGGGGAGGCTCAAATGAAAAAGTTTCTGACAAAAGCGTTCCTCAAGGAATGTGTCCTGACTCTTTTGGCATTTGTCGTAGGCGCTGTCATAGGTACCGTAGGCGCGTGTGCAATCAGGCTACTACTTGACAGTGTAGAAATCAAGTGGAAGCCTTCGTTGAGCTTTTACTATACGAATTGCCCTGCCAATCAGGTTGACAACTATTATTTCCAGAAGCTCGAGACTTTCGTGGATCCGCGCGACAGCAACGAATATACGGTGCTCAAATTCGCCGATTACAAGGGGTGCACCATGTCGGAACATGACTCCGGCTTTTTGGCGGGCGACACCGTGACCTTCCACCTGATGCTCGAAAATCTGCGCTACAAGACCAGGTGCAGCAAATGCCTAGATTCTACTTGCGAACGCGGGCGCTACTACCCGTTATACGAACGCGGCCGAGTTTGCCCTGCAGGCTGGAATATCGCAAGTGCTCATCAGAACGCGGCGCTGTTCTTTGCCGGGAATGCTCGAATCCAATACTGGCCGACATTTTCTCCGATCAAGGTGATTGACCCGGAGGACCCGAGCGGTCTTAAACGTCTGCGCTCCCGTTCGCATGACACCTGGGGTCTAGTCGATACCGTGGACCTGAACCTGTCCGGTTATTACAATGGCGAGAAAGGCGTCTTTGAATATGTGGATACCCTGAGTATCGTATGGACGAGTGATGCCATTGCCTCGGTGATTGTGCCGAATGACACGGCCTTGCGGCATTGGGAACTCCTGAAGTCTATCGTGGAAGAGGAAAGGCTGAAACCCGAGTACCTTTACCCCGTGCGCTGCATCCGCATAGATGACCCGAAACATATTATGGATAATCCTGAATCAGACTTGATTTTGTACTACAACAATATGCGGCAACTGCCGTATCTGTACAGGTGAGGAGGTTGAAATGTTTTTCCGCAAGAAACGCTGGCTTTGCAAGGAGGTGGAGGACATGCTGCTTGCGCTCCACCCTGTTTTCCACATAAGCGTAAAAGTGATGGTGAGCGGGAATCCCGTGTTTTTCTCGTTCCGCGATGAACATGGCAACATGATTGTGGACCCTTACGAACGGGGGGTCGTTGGTCTGGATGTGGACTACATGCGCCAAGGCTTTTCGGTAGAAACATTCTATGTCGGCAAGGATGGACTTGACCGTTGGCGCGTCCCCTATATTCGGGAACGCCTCGACCAGTATGTGTCTCGATTTCTAAAGACCAACTGGAATACGAGCCTGAAACAGCTAGATGCCATGCGCGAAGAATTGCGCTTGGCCATCTGCAATAGCATGAACCTGAATATACTTCGCAATAAATACGACAATTCGCCCTCGATCACGTTTGCATTCTCGGAGCTCTCGCCCGAAGAAAAACGATGCGTTTGCGATGTCATCTGCAACCTGGACAGCGACGCCGTGTATGTGCAGCTGAATTTTGTTCTCGACAACATGAACGCCGAACAGATATGCACCACGCTCGATCAACTCGCCCTGTACGATGCAGGGAAAGTGGCGGAATGTGGGGAAGAAGGGGAGGAGGAAGAGTATGAATCCTAACGATAACATCAACGAACGCTACAAAGCTTTTGAGAAAAAGCCGGGCTCCATGAAATGTGCCCTCGGCAATTTCAACAGGATAACCGAGAAAAGATACGCGGCGTTCCGTGAAATTATTGAGGATCACTCTGATATCGGTAAGGCGTCCATTGTGATTATGGCAAGGAACCAGGCCTCGCATATGCTGAAGCTTGCTAATGACGAGAGAATCCCCAAAGACCGTCGAATTCATGAAATCGCGGAAGTCATTGCCCCGATGTATGAAATGTTTTATGACCGCCTGACTTGAGAGACGATTGAGGGAATGGAAGGGGTATTTGAGGGGGGGGGATGAGGGGTGAAAGGGGGAGGAAATATATGTGCTGTTTTAGAAAAAGGTGAGTCGGCACGCCTTTTTTGTTATTTTTTGAAGCTTTGTGACATTTTGTGGCTATATTTAGTCTATAAATGATTGATTATTCATGCGAGGATTTTGGCAATGTCCGATAATATTGATTTGAAGTCTGATCTAGAGAAAATTTGCACCGAAATTACATCGGCAAATGCCGTAGATAAACAGAGGCCTTTTTCGAGTCTCTGGAAAAAATATGTCTTTGAAGTTGGGTATGATGAATTTGCTGAAAAAACTTTGATTGACGGGTATTTATGCAATAGCATTAATTACTGGAAAGATGTCTGGAAGAAGCAGAAACAGGGAGATATTTTTTTCGAGAAACTTCTGTCTGGTAAAAGAATACAAAGTAAAGAACATGGGACTTTGGTTGTTCTGCTGGGAACACTTTCTATTTGTATTAACGAAATTGATACGGCGGGTAAATTTATTAGTCAGGTTTTGCAACTATTGAGCAACGTTCTTCCTGAAAGGTCTGAATTAAATTTGGATGAATTTGAAGAACGATTTTTAAAAAGAGTCGAAGTACGGCCTGTTGATGAACTGAATTTAAAGGTCAAGGCTAAAAATAAAAAAGTGCTGGCTTTTTTCAAAGAAGTAAGGAAACGCTATTCAGATGAAAATTTGAAAGGAGATGCG encodes:
- a CDS encoding Ig-like domain-containing protein, which gives rise to MQCIKKHFLSALVLSVLGLSTAVSALENIDCIDYSGEPDGRCQYYRIMDNRGARLWVVPPGEDPRDRSIAVPYAKFYVYAPQEEQLNREAFRFELMSNSTEIHNLSAVQADSVGFVTIRIGSDYELQNFVLGTSDDAVASDPVVSIVYNFYVPYLKYYVEGKEVTKKSILSYEVGDTMHVNVEALIPFGPNKDRLDSALDRDFYFSTEGASKDLVFLSAGGENLKQANGSVVIRLKGGKGEFLVVATKAIDDGSKFSLSSFDDPLQPKQFILNEEFPGEYQFTNPDMPTLDLAAIYDTDGDGIGDSIAAWFGGNLDSVDVKDFLYSWPSEKSYKEYSGKVKQKKNVYGLPDVDVKLQTESAEGGLKAYVCSSVGDRCDTLKTALVDSIGAAIQSATLLKGSGATDTLIVRFNKVMDPTWKSGRGLKLNGKSIDVSAISKDGTQWTFTVEKGVVQVGDMLKIETVCSDKDCPSGILTAADGVPTSRNNQEVPVQNAGRVYVDSDKNGFYDRNGDGRMDSASVGFETPITESDLKEMDLTFYWLDSDGELVAIKPNLKDLTISDNGHLLGFALDPEKYDIKKMLTAIDSSYSKDGSVEYGYATIGNKVTVDGKDTVEETKYGMHDYMPPVISSTFLNPESFQMMEPDKFKVTFSEAIDYTKVNLSDDCLAFYVDGAWVHFSLSSAEWEDDGKSVTLYMEAGEDLSNRMNPADSVRFDNFTNGLVDLEGNNVSEISPAVMVEGDPRVIMKTTSFADLNKAEEFWERDEERCKMDGKCSSKSFGIMRVKDAEAATDQSSLGVLMDIGFSTIMKEDSLGASVPDMKDIGLHWELYVYTNLGGYVGGASESIACDDSFFDGNCLENPDKLYVRWKMRADNGRRVGVGIYLAKFKIKVYGAKEDFTVERIFRWGITAKKR
- a CDS encoding flavodoxin family protein — its product is MADKKKILIMVASPKNERSGTLIPTKAFVEGLEENGDFESEYLFIDRLNIKPCRGCLSCWGREDGSCFMKDDDVPWVREKLTNADIVIWSFPLYLFGVPGQMKVLMDRIVGMVHPYMGQKLKDGVNALNSNLHGLQFQKEGQKIILLSSCAWMDIDVVYEPIRKQFDIILGHEGYTLIACPQMRALDHRGGPRRLKMLRNKYKAGGAELARTGSLTQETIDLLQKPLFSDDAYVTLVTEFVTHMFDRPDNF